cctttgatgaaaatgtcatgtacaaggacagagagaagataaactctgagactacgaagcaagtgggagttgaatttgagtggcaagaaaattcacacagtgatggtacaacagaagctcaagaaactgctgatcctattgctgaagaaccagacgtggagcaagttgcacctgagcaggtgttgagaagatcatccagaactaccagagcaccagatagatattcaacctcattacactatctgttgctgactgacgaaggagaaccagagtcctttgatgaggccctacaagtggaagattcaactaagtgggagcaagccatggatgatgagatgagctcacttgaaaggaataatacgtgggtgctgactgagttgcctacaggaaagagagctctgttgaacaaatgggtgttcaaaatcaaggttgaaccagatggcagaaggaggtttaaggctcggttagtagttaaaggatattcacaaagaaaaggcattgattatgctgagatcttttctccagttgtgaaattaactactatccgaattctactgagtattgttgcatcggagaatttgcaccttgagcaaatggatgtaaaaacggcatttttacatggagatctagacgaggagatctatatgcaacaacccgaaggatttgcagctccaagcaaggagcacatggtgtgtaagctcaataagagcttgtatggactgaaacaagcaccgagacaatggtacaagaagtttgactccttcatgagcaagagtggtttccacagaagtgaaaaggatcagtgttgctacctcaagaaatacactgattcttatgtgtttctactcctgtatgtggatgatatactaattgctggatcaagtatgagggagataaaccacctgaaggcaagcttgtcttcagtatttgagatgaaagatttaggtgcagcgaagcagatccttgggatgaggatttctcgagatagatctgctggcacattaaatctatcccaagagcagtacattgagaaggtgttgtccaaattcaagatgaataacgctaaacccaggactacccccttggcaaatcatattaaattgtcaaaggggcaatctcccaagacagttgaggaacgtgagcacatggcatcagttccgtacgcttctgcagttgggagtttgatgtatgctatggtctgcactagacctgacataacacatgcagtgggagttgttagcaagtacatggcaaatccagggaaggaacattgggaagctgtgaagtggcttctaagatatctgagaggtacatccaatactacactttgttatggcaatggcaaagtagttctgcaaggttttgtggatgctgatctgagtggagatgtagactccagcaagagcacatctgggtatatctacactatagatggaacagcagtgagttggatgtccaagcttcagaaatgcgttgctctttcatctactgaagctgagtacgtggccatagctgaagctggaaaggagatgatatggatgacagactatctagaagaattaggccggaagcagtgcaagaagatcctttatacagatagtcagagtgccatacagttggtgaaaaacccagtctatcattcaagaacaaaacacattagaagacggtaccatttcactcgcaggttagtggaagaaggcgatatgtgtttggagaagatagagggtgcaaagaatccagcagacatgttgacaaaatgtgttgatgttggaaaattaaagctatgcaaagccctaattggtatggtgtaggatcagtctccaagtgggagaattgttgagttatggagtctgctccctgtatttatagcttggtcaatggctatatccggtaaagctatatttggtaaagccatatatggtaaagctatatccggtaaagctatatatggtacatagctatatatagtagatggttaaatctggtaaagctatatttagtagactgaactatcccgtccagtaaagctttgaaatgtactttctattctctgtattctcttgttgtacatgcctgaagtcatcaataaaaaatccttttcgCCAGAATTCTCCTTGcaattctctctatccttttctttgtgatcatctagatcgagcgtgtgcgttgttgtgcgatcctaacaaggATTTGGTTACAATCAGATTTCCAGCAACTATTTACTTCTTATATTGATCTTAAGATACATATGTCTTTTATAATACAGAAAGGCTGACTAAATCCCAGGAGTAATGAAAGTTCTAAATAAATTCCTAGATACTAGATAACATTACAGATAAGTTAGAGAGGTTAACCGTTTCTCTAAACTTAAGGCTAAGAATCACACAAATATTCCTTACATCAAGGTCATTCCTTTAACCATGACTTActttttactaaaaataataagttgATGCATGATGACTTGAAGAATTCCTTAAGAAGAGAATTTGAAATGAGCGAAATGGATTCATCTATTACTTTCTTAGGATTGAAGTCAATCAAAAAGGTGGTGAGATTGTTATCTCATagcaaaaatatattagtgaCTCGTTGAAAAAGTTCAGGTTGGAAAATGTTTCTCCTCGCAACACTCTTACTGATGCCAATTTGAAATTGAGTAGAGATGATACTGGAAGAAGTTGAAAAAGTTCAGACAAATGACTTGGAGGGACTATTTTGATTCAACTCAAATTAGTGCATCCACATGGTAGGAATCCTCTTTCTAACATTTCTAATGGTTTCTCTTTGCaagacgtttttttttttaaaaaaactggAATGCTATTATTAGTTTGTTGTAgttcttttctaaattttatttttcactcCTTTTAGAGTTTGTATCCTTTAAGCATccatctctttttttatttcttgccTCTATAGtaattctctttttcttgtctttctATTCTTTNGTTAATAGCCATTTTAATGAGGGACATAATCCTCATTCGTACTGAATCATATGCACTTAAGAATCCACTGTGAACCTGGAATAATCAGATATTCATCAATAAACATTAAGCAAAGACAGGTTGTGCATGGAGTTCAGAACAATAAATATCctgtaataaaataacaatatttctTACTTGAATTTCCTCGTTGAAATCTCCACTTATCCTTTCAGGATTTAACCTAAGACAGAAGAAAATAGGCGACATGTTAAAAGATTGTAGAACTGAAGCTGATATGAAACCACAACAAAACCGCATTTTATTCACATAAGTTCTAAAGGCTTCAGATGGCCATATGCTCACTCATTTACCGTTTTTTGGCCAATGCTTGCAGAAATATTTTATGCAAATTGTTTTCTAATTAGCCCCTTTCTCCCTATGATTCAAAAGAAAGAGTGGCtctttctatttaaaattcaaaggaTGAAGGGTCAAATAGCCCCTTCTCCTGAGATCCGGTCAAATAACATACAAATAGATCTTGGCAAAGAAATGGGAAAGCTAGGCTAGTGATTTCAAGTACATTAAAAATGCAATAGTTCTATTTCCCCTTGATTTAACTTAACTAACTAGAATAAACAGCACTACCACAGTTACCATGGTATATGGCTTTTTATTCGAGAGGGTTATCCCATGAACAacgttcttttttcttttttcttctccatcgTTCCATAACAAACAATGAAATTGATAAATGTGCAAAGTAACAAATAAGGGATTGTACTTcgagggaaagaaaaataaatacccTGCGGGAGCTAACATCAGGTCTGTCCTTAGGTCCTTCCATCTTGACTGGAGAAGTTAAAAGGTATGAACTTATTACATGGAAAGTTATACTCCAGTTAACAGAATATCAACATAATAACCTACTTGTTCTGTGCCCCTGAAGGCAACAACTAGTCTTCTCCGTCGAAAATCACGCCAAATTGCAACCTGTAGACTCCTAGAGTTAGGACTGAAACAATAAAATTGGGCAAAATTTGCTAATGCTATGGCATTCAATCACTAAAATTAGGCACAACTTTACAATATTAGAGCCATTCTGAAAACCGAAAACTTTACCTGTGTGTCTGTAGACTCATTATCTAAGAAACATAACTTCTCAAATTCTGACTTTATAAAACTAGGATGGCCAAGTGATGTAGCAAGCATTGCCCAAGCTTCCATGGCGCTTTCTGCAGATGCAAAAAGCGCTCGCATTTCCTCAGAATTTCTATTATCCAACAATGATCCATCCCCTGAACTACCAAGCTTCTCTCCAACTTTTTTGGAGCCCTCATCTTCAGTATCTTTTTTACCTATCTGAGATTCCTTGTTCAATTGAGAAATTGTTGCTGTCAGAACCATCAATCCCCCTAAAACAGACTCAGTTTGACTTAATAgatcttttgtaattttcttcacatccGTTAGTGTTGAGTCCATTTTAATGTTCTTCTGTTCCTGATCAACATCCAAACTTTTGGAAGTTGCAAGCCCTGATTCGATATAACCTGCTTCAGCACTCTTTCGTGCCTCCaaaccaattttatttaataactcAAATCCATcccattttaatttctcaggGGCGGGAAGACCAAGTTTCTTGacaatattttgatttgttacATCAGCCAAGTTTGTCCAAAAATGTTTATCGAATTGCTTTGCTAAAATACTCTGTGTCACTTCTTTCAGCAACTGTCCAGTTTCCTTAGTATTATCATTTGTTGCATCGTCATCCGATTCATCCTCTTCGGGATCGCTTATATCAGTTATAGAGACTTCTGCATTAGTCTGCATGTATGAAGGTATATCCTCTTTGTCTTTTTGCTTGCTTAATAAATTATCACTTGATTGGTATTCGTCATTGAATGACTTTAACTTCCCAAAAGCATATTCTACAAACTGACCTACAGACACGGTGTCTGACCCAACAACCTTGTTTAAAGCAGATGCAAAACCATTACTGCGAAGAAATTCAGAAATGAAGGGGACTCTCCACCATCGTTTGtcatcttcaatttcatcaaaagTCATAAACTTGATCTGAGAGACACcattaacaaacaaacatcaaTCACAGAGCCATAAACTTGTTTTAAGAAAGCAAAACTTAATTATCcaacaagaaccaaaaccTTCAAAAGTTCATTATCCTACTAGatctaaaacaaacaaaatagaatgaaaagaaatttaccTTTTGAGTTACAAACATATAAACAGAAACGAATATGGTAAAGCTCCTAAACAAAACAGTTACTACAACAAGCAgtaaattaagaaaacataaaCGAGAATGCTACATTTAGTTGCCATAAACTGCTAGGGTAACTTACCTCCAATAGCAACTTTCCACCTCCACCCATCCCTTCTAACTCCACTGATACATCATGCAAATCTCCTAGCAAAACACACATTTGTTCACAGTTTACAcgtttattttcattaaaccACAAACAATAATAGGCAGGCCATTCTCTTTTCTAGCTTCCTCCATAGCTATCGCTCAAGTAATTTCAACAATGAAGTCTAAGCTTAAGATATTCAACGGATTTCCATCAGTGTATAACTGAATATACGTACTTTCCATTACATTAGATAATGATCCTAGGGTGTGATTAGGGTGGGAAAGATGAGATTCTcttctttcatcattttatttcattatttgcTTGCACAAGAGACGATTTTCCGGTTAAAAAAAGCATTCATTGACCTATTATAGTGTCTTCTCAATTTCAGGTTATTCAATAATGTTGAGagcattattttcttttaccatTAAAGTTTGATGGGAATTAGTGCAAAAACAGCCGCTCTGGAACGAAGACAAAGTTTTcacagaaaagaaaacaccTTAGAAACTTCAAT
This genomic window from Cucurbita pepo subsp. pepo cultivar mu-cu-16 chromosome LG01, ASM280686v2, whole genome shotgun sequence contains:
- the LOC111792861 gene encoding uncharacterized protein LOC111792861 isoform X1; translation: MASPLPSHLHYNSSLSTLIPNLHWTRCIQLSRSRAKFSGKARVLAFRVNPRGRRGVSSFRCFSSTGTEVQNLSRLEESERPPFDINLAVILAGFAFEAYTSPSENFGKREVDAAGCETVFLSESFVREIYDGQLFIKLKKGIDFPAMDLWGTSDPYVVFQLDGQVVKSKTKWGTKQPTWNQDFTLNVKDPSSKYIQVAAWDANLVTPHKRMGNAGINLESLCDGDLHDVSVELEGMGGGGKLLLEIKFMTFDEIEDDKRWWRVPFISEFLRSNGFASALNKVVGSDTVSVGQFVEYAFGKLKSFNDEYQSSDNLLSKQKDKEDIPSYMQTNAEVSITDISDPEEDESDDDATNDNTKETGQLLKEVTQSILAKQFDKHFWTNLADVTNQNIVKKLGLPAPEKLKWDGFELLNKIGLEARKSAEAGYIESGLATSKSLDVDQEQKNIKMDSTLTDVKKITKDLLSQTESVLGGLMVLTATISQLNKESQIGKKDTEDEGSKKVGEKLGSSGDGSLLDNRNSEEMRALFASAESAMEAWAMLATSLGHPSFIKSEFEKLCFLDNESTDTQVAIWRDFRRRRLVVAFRGTEQSRWKDLRTDLMLAPAGLNPERISGDFNEEIQVHSGFLSAYDSVRMRIMSLIKMAINCSDDCAEPPVKWHVYVTGHSLGGALATLLALELTSSQLARHGAINVTMYNFGSPRVGNRQFAEIYNKKVKDSWRVVNHRDIVPTVPHLMGYCHVAQPVYLAAGDLNDALENMELHADGYLGDVIGESTPDVLVNEFLRGEKELVEKVLNTEINIFRSIRDGSALMQHMEDFYYITLLENVRSNYQNDGPDLEA
- the LOC111792861 gene encoding uncharacterized protein LOC111792861 isoform X2; translation: MASPLPSHLHYNSSLSTLIPNLHWTRCIQLSRSRAKFSGKARVLAFRVNPRGRRGVSSFRCFSSTGTEVQNLSRLEESERPPFDINLAVILAGFAFEAYTSPSENFGKREVDAAGCETVFLSESFVREIYDGQLFIKLKKGIDFPAMDLWGTSDPYVVFQLDGQVVKSKTKWGTKQPTWNQDFTLNVKDPSSKYIQVAAWDANLVTPHKRMGNAGINLESLCDGDLHDVSVELEGMGGGGKLLLEIKFMTFDEIEDDKRWWRVPFISEFLRSNGFASALNKVVGSDTVSVGQFVEYAFGKLKSFNDEYQSSDNLLSKQKDKEDIPSYMQTNAEVSITDISDPEEDESDDDATNDNTKETGQLLKEVTQSILAKQFDKHFWTNLADVTNQNIVKKLGLPAPEKLKWDGFELLNKIGLEARKSAEAGYIESGLATSKSLDVDQEQKNIKMDSTLTDVKKITKDLLSQTESVLGGLMVLTATISQLNKESQIGKKDTEDEGSKKVGEKLGSSGDGSLLDNRNSEEMRALFASAESAMEAWAMLATSLGHPSFIKSEFEKLCFLDNESTDTQVAIWRDFRRRRLVVAFRGTEQSRWKDLRTDLMLAPAGLNPERISGDFNEEIQVHSGFLSAYDSVRMRIMSLIKMAINXSDDCAEPPVKWHVYVTGHSLGGALATLLALELTSSQLARHGAINVTMYNFGSPRVGNRQFAEIYNKKVKDSWRVVNHRDIVPTVPHLMGYCHVAQPVYLAAGDLNDALENMELHADGYLGDVIGESTPDVLVNEFLRGEKELVEKVLNTEINIFRSIRDGSALMQHMEDFYYITLLENVRSNYQNDGPDLEA
- the LOC111792861 gene encoding uncharacterized protein LOC111792861 isoform X4, producing the protein MKLCRCANERTKQPTWNQDFTLNVKDPSSKYIQVAAWDANLVTPHKRMGNAGINLESLCDGDLHDVSVELEGMGGGGKLLLEIKFMTFDEIEDDKRWWRVPFISEFLRSNGFASALNKVVGSDTVSVGQFVEYAFGKLKSFNDEYQSSDNLLSKQKDKEDIPSYMQTNAEVSITDISDPEEDESDDDATNDNTKETGQLLKEVTQSILAKQFDKHFWTNLADVTNQNIVKKLGLPAPEKLKWDGFELLNKIGLEARKSAEAGYIESGLATSKSLDVDQEQKNIKMDSTLTDVKKITKDLLSQTESVLGGLMVLTATISQLNKESQIGKKDTEDEGSKKVGEKLGSSGDGSLLDNRNSEEMRALFASAESAMEAWAMLATSLGHPSFIKSEFEKLCFLDNESTDTQVAIWRDFRRRRLVVAFRGTEQSRWKDLRTDLMLAPAGLNPERISGDFNEEIQVHSGFLSAYDSVRMRIMSLIKMAINCSDDCAEPPVKWHVYVTGHSLGGALATLLALELTSSQLARHGAINVTMYNFGSPRVGNRQFAEIYNKKVKDSWRVVNHRDIVPTVPHLMGYCHVAQPVYLAAGDLNDALENMELHADGYLGDVIGESTPDVLVNEFLRGEKELVEKVLNTEINIFRSIRDGSALMQHMEDFYYITLLENVRSNYQNDGPDLEA
- the LOC111792861 gene encoding uncharacterized protein LOC111792861 isoform X3 — encoded protein: MDLWGTSDPYVVFQLDGQVVKSKTKWGTKQPTWNQDFTLNVKDPSSKYIQVAAWDANLVTPHKRMGNAGINLESLCDGDLHDVSVELEGMGGGGKLLLEIKFMTFDEIEDDKRWWRVPFISEFLRSNGFASALNKVVGSDTVSVGQFVEYAFGKLKSFNDEYQSSDNLLSKQKDKEDIPSYMQTNAEVSITDISDPEEDESDDDATNDNTKETGQLLKEVTQSILAKQFDKHFWTNLADVTNQNIVKKLGLPAPEKLKWDGFELLNKIGLEARKSAEAGYIESGLATSKSLDVDQEQKNIKMDSTLTDVKKITKDLLSQTESVLGGLMVLTATISQLNKESQIGKKDTEDEGSKKVGEKLGSSGDGSLLDNRNSEEMRALFASAESAMEAWAMLATSLGHPSFIKSEFEKLCFLDNESTDTQVAIWRDFRRRRLVVAFRGTEQSRWKDLRTDLMLAPAGLNPERISGDFNEEIQVHSGFLSAYDSVRMRIMSLIKMAINCSDDCAEPPVKWHVYVTGHSLGGALATLLALELTSSQLARHGAINVTMYNFGSPRVGNRQFAEIYNKKVKDSWRVVNHRDIVPTVPHLMGYCHVAQPVYLAAGDLNDALENMELHADGYLGDVIGESTPDVLVNEFLRGEKELVEKVLNTEINIFRSIRDGSALMQHMEDFYYITLLENVRSNYQNDGPDLEA